CCCTCCTTCATATGCTTCCCGAAGCGAATGCTTTATTTCTTGAGATGGGCTACCAATATCCCCTGGCCTATATTATTTCCGGCGCAGTTTTCTTATTCTTTCTATGGTTCGAACACTTAGGAAAAGAAATCTACCACCATGAAAATGCCGCTCATCCAACCTTTGCTATCCTTGCCTGGAGCATGCTGTCCGTTCATTCAATCATGTTGGGCACAGCATTGGGTTTGAATCATAGCAATTCAATGGTCATCATGTTGTTTTTAGCAATTATTACCCATAAATGGGCAGAAAGCTTCGCTATTGCGGTGCAACTGAATAAAAGTACCTTAACGACTTCACAAAGTTTATGGTTCTTCCTTAGCTTCAGTTTAATGACACCGCTCGGAATTCTGTTTGGCTGGTATTTCGGCCATGGTGTGGAGACCAATTCACTTTTCGATCCTATTCTAATCGCTGCCTCGGCGGGCACCTTTCTCTATTTAGGTACGTTACATGGCCTAGAGCGTTGTGTGATGGTTGAACGCTGCTGTAACTTAGGTGATTTTAGTTTTGTTATCATTGGCTTTGGCCTAATGGCTGCAGTGGCTGCTTATGTCTGAGTTTATCAACCAACAACATCCCCTAATCTTAGCTTCGGCATCGAGTGCCCGCTCTAACCTATTAAGTTCTATAGGCTTACGTTTTGAAGTAATCCCGTCTCATTGCGATGAAGAAAAACTTAAGAAAAATTTTAATTCAAACAATTGGTTAGATCTGGCATTTCACCTCGCCAACGCCAAAGCGTTGGAGGTGAGTTATCGCTATCCTAACTATTTTGTTATCGCAGCTGATCAGCTCTGTGTCATCGGTAATCAGTACCTCGACAAACCACTGACTCACGCTAATGCAGTTAATCAACTTCGCTTGCTCAGCGGCAAAACCCACCAGCTGATAGCAACCACGTGCATCGCCCAGAATGGTAACGTTGTTTGGCAAAATGACGACATTGCCACACTGACAATGCATGGGCTGAGCGATAGTACGATAGAAGGTTATCTACGCTTGGCCAAACCCTACCACAGTTGCGGTGCCTATCATTATGAAGGAGCAGCAAAATGGTTATTCAAGGAAGTTCAAGGAAGCGACAGCACTATTTTAGGCTTACCCTTGCTTCCCCTTACTCAAGCACTAGTCGATTTAGAAATCGTTAAGATGCCTTAAACAAAATATCCCTTCATTCGGGTTATCACAAAATTACCACTCGGTATATACTTCTAAAATATGGGATTAAGGAAAAGAAGGTTATCTATGGCAAAAACCACGAAAACAACCAAGCAAGAACCTCATAAAAAAGCCCTTGGTCTAATTAATAAACCTGCCCAGGCCACAAAAGAAAAACAAACTTATGAACGAGTTGCTTGTGTCTTCCAGGGCGGAGGGGCTCTAGGCGCTTATCAAGTGGGGGCTTTTCGCGCCATTCATGAACGGGGCTACCATCCTAATTTTCTTGCAGGGGTTTCTATTGGTGCCATCAACTCCGCCATCATCGCAGGGAATTCCCGTGCCAAACAACTCGACAAATTAGAAGAATTTTGGAATATGATCACACCCAGAATCTGGTGTGATGAATTACCAAACCACCTATCGTTTGATCCTATCCATCATTTGCATAATCGTATGGGCGCTTTATACTCGTTGTTTTTTGGACTAGATGGCTTTTTCAAGCCTCGCCCCATTCCACCGACAATCTTCTCACACAACACACCAGATCAGTTGAGCTATTATGATACCTCGGAGTTACATAGTACTTTGGAGCGATTGATTGATTTTGATCGAATCAATGCAAAAGAGGTGACCCTTTGTCTGGGGGCAGTGAATGTAGTAACCGGGGATATGGAATTTTTTAATAATCAAAAAATTAAAATCACAACCGAACACGTCATGGCGAGTGGTGCTCTTCCACCCGGGTTCCCTGCCATCAAAATTGGAGAAGATTATTATTGGGATGGTGGTATTTATGCCAACACACCACTAGTGACTGTTCTCGACGCTTTACCAGAACAAGATACCCTTTGTTTTGTTGTGGATTGTTTCAGCCTGAAAGGGCGCTTACCCGAAACCATGGACGAACTTGAAGAACGTCAGAAAGACATCCGGTACGCTAGTCATTCTCGTCGGCTGACTAACGTCTATACCAGCCGGCAAAATTTACAAACGGCAATCCAAATCCTAGGCGAGCACCTGACGCCCGAAGCCAAAGCCAACCCAGAAATTCAACAGTTGCTAACGCTAGGCCACGAAAAACGCTTTAGTGTAGTACATATAATTTATCGCGGTACCCCTTTTACACACTCCTTTAAAGATTATAATTTTATTCGCTCAGCAATCGAATATCGTCTCGAAACAGGCTATAAAAACGCCATCGAGGTACTAGACAATCCTGAGTGGGAGAAAAAATCAAACAAAAAATTAGCCTGTTCAATTTATGGTGTCCCTCCAGACTATTTTGAACAGCACTAAAAATTCCAATCGTTGGAAAAAGCTTGTATTCTTTAAAAAAAGTTCTTCTGGAGCACAGCTAATGAAACAACATTCGCCGCAGTTCTTAGCCTTGGTCGCCGCCGCCAAAAAACGAATCAATGAAATAACGCCTCAAATGCTTAAACGCAAAATTGATAATCACGAACCTCTTACCGTGATTGATGTTCGCGAAGAGAATGAATGGCCCTCGGGGCATATTCCTACCGCGATCCATATGAGTAAAGGAATTATTGAACGTGACATCGAAAAAGCAATTCCAGATCCGCATACACCTATTGTTGTTTACTGTAGCGGGGGATTCCGATGCGCACTTGTAGCAGATAGTTTACAAAACATGGGATATGATCAAGTTTATTCTTTAGAGACAGGATCAACGGGCTGGGTGAACGCAGGGTATGATTTGGAAAAATAAAAGCAATAGAACTGTGGCTGACCTATTACAAGAAAATAAGTTCAATAACGATGAAAATAAGAGCTAGGTTTTAGGCATTCCTTACCCTAAACCAATTCAATGCAATCAACGTAGCTGCATCGACAATTTTCATTTCATCCATTAACTCGTAAACCTTTTTTCGCGGAATGATCTGGGTCAGGATTTCCTCATCCCCTACGCCGTGTATTCCATTTTCAGGAGCGCCGCCTATTTCAGCATAATAGATATATACTTTTTCGTTTAAAATGCCTGGACTCTTGTAAGCAGCTGCGATCAATTTCACTGAATCCACCTTAAGTCCTGTCTCTTCGAGGACTTCCATTTTTGCGGTTTCTTCTGGTTTTTTTTGAGAATCAATTGTTCCTGAGACGCATTCAAGAATAAAAGGAGCATCTTCGTTTGCATTAAAAAAAACACCCGGGCGGAATTCTCGGCACATGACTAGGCTATCAATCATTGGCGCATAGATAAGCACAAGGACTGAATCATGGGTCTCAACAATTTCGCGTTTCTTAGAGCCAATATGTTCTTTTTTATTATCAAAGCTCGGAATTTCTAGATCATATTTGTAGAGTTGCAAATAACCTTTATAAATTGCCTCTTTTGTAATAGTCTTAATTTTTTTGTTCATTATGTCAGTACACAAGTTCACCTGAATAATAGAGTAGCTGAATTTGAGTAACAAAATAAAGCTAAGAAATAAGGCAAAGAAAAAAGTAATCTAACATGATTTCCATTGCTTTTAACAATGCTTAAACTCAAATTCTGTATTAGTATAGTAGGCGCCAACGGCGAACATTTAACTAAGAGGGATAACATGACAAAAAAGGGTTTTTCACTGGCGTTACTAAGCCTCTTCTCTTCAATCGTTTTCGGAGGAACTGCAGGAGAGGCGAAGCCCACACCTTCATGGTCTCCATTAATTGGCTTAAGTGTAGGCCCGCAATGGACTCAAAACGGAAGAACTCAGACACTTAGTTTAACCCCCGAGATTCAAAAAACTTACACTGTTCGCAGGGCAAACCATTCTGTTGTCGAGGGTGAAATTTTTTTAGGGATACAACACCCGCTATTTAACATCCTGCAAGCGCAAATGGGCGTTGCAGCAGCCCTCGTAAGTTATACCAGGCTTTCAGGTGTTATCCTGGATGATGCCAACCCACTCTTCAGTAATCATATTTACCATTATCAATTGAGGCACTCACAAGTCACGTTAAAGGGCAGATTGCTAGCAGATATGAATTTATTTGTAACACCTTGGATCGGCGGAAGTGCTGGTGTAGGGTTTAATAATGCAAATGAATTTTCAAACGCCCCCCTTATCCCTGAAGCCTTACCCAATAATAATTTTTATGCTTACACAAAAAATGCATTTACCTACAACATTGAAGTAGGTCTCCAACGGCAAGTCATGAATAATTGGCAAATTGGGTTTGCATACCAGTTTGCTGACTGGGGTAAAAGCCAATTGGGGCAAGCTGTCGGGCAATCGGTGGGAAAAAGGGGGCTAGCACTCAATCATCTTTATACAAATGGAATTTTATTTAATATGACTTATATTGCATAAGGACACCTCATCATGAAAATTGTGTCGCCTTTAATGAAACTGCTGGCGAGTCTTAGCGTGTTTTTATTGACTAGTCCAGCACAAGCAGGTATCCCTTTATGGGCTTTTATCCCCTTAACAAAAACATCAATCTCTGTGAAGCGTACAGAAACAGCGAGAATTGAATACTTGGTTGTCAATCAATCCGATGCACCCCACACATTGCTAATGACACCTATCAGGGGGGTCAGCCAAATCGCTTCGCCCGGATATTGCTTTAGTCCATTTACATTGGGTTCCCAACAATCCTGCGTTCTATCCCTACTCGTTGTTGGTAGTGCACTGGCAGATAAAGTTGAAGGAGGACCAATCGTTTGTGAATCAGGTAACCCCCTGCAATGCTACCAACCTAAAGTCGATGACCGTTTGGATATCTCTATTAAAAAAGAGGATAGGCTTCGCAACTAAACTTTATCAAGTAGCTCAGTTCCATCTGAGGAATTTGGCACAAAAGGTTAGATTTGAGCATAGATTGCGAGGAAATATGGCAAAAAAGGCAGCATAGCTGTCTATATGAGGTTTTTTTGCCACGCCTTCCCCAAACTTTGCCAAATAGGGCTACAGATAGGGCTGATTTATTACCGGTTCTTAAGGCTAATCCATTACACTTTAATTATGCAATTTCGTCCCATAAAGTCGGTCCCCTGCATCACCCAGACCAGGCAAGATATAACCTTTTTGGTCGATGCTTTCATCAACAGCAGCGGTATAAACAATAACGTCCGGATGTTCCTCATGAAAAGCCGTGATTCCTTCTGGAGCCGCAAGCAAGCATAAAAATTTAATGGATTTCGGGTTAGTCTCTTTAACCTCTTTTACAGCAGCAATCGCGCTATTGCCTGTTGCTAGCATGGGATCTACCACGATCACATCACGGTTTTCCATGTTTTCAGGCAGCTTTGAATAATATTCGATAGCCCCTAATGTCTTGGGATCACGATACAAACCAATATGCCCGACGCGAGCGGAAGGAATTAATTGTAACATGCCGTCCAAGATGCCGTTACCAGCGCGTAAAATCGACACAAAAACAAGCTTTTTCCCTTTTAAAACAGGCGCTTGCATGGTTGCTAAAGGCGTTTCAATTTCCTGGTATTCAATCTCGAGATCTCGAGTGAGCTCATAGGCAAGCAGCATACTAATTTCTTGTACTAAAGTGCGAAATTTAACCGTACTCGTTTCTTTTTTTCGCAAGATGGTTAACTTATGCTGAATGAGAGGATGCTTAATTTCGATTACCTGCTTTTCGTTCATTTTCAGTCCTTGACCAAACCTAGATTAAAAAATAGTGCCGTCACTGACAATCTGAATAGGGGGCGTACCTTCCTTTCTTTTTTGTCGAGCAATTCGACGTCCAGCCTCCCATGTACCTCCTTGCAAAATCTTAGCGAGTGGTAACTCAGACATGCTCATTTTAAGCTGTTGGCGAATTGCATCTGCCAACTCATCTAACACCGCGACAGTCAGAGCACGCCACTCAATAATGATTTCAGAATCCGGAGCCTGTAGTTGCTGAAAGATTTGCTTATCTTTAACCTCCAATAACCCCATGTCAATAAGCAAACCGCCATTTCGGTATTCGGGTAATCCAGTAAGTTCATTTAAATCAGTCACCTTCATGCCGAATTGCTCTAATGGTTCAATCAAAGAATAGGTTAACCACTGGGATAATTTGTGGAAAGGAACAAATTCAGATCCTGGCTCATCATTTTTTAGCGCGGAATGCACCCACACATCGCCAAGGGGAACACCCTCATAATTTAGACGATCAGGCCAGATTTCAGCAAAAGCAGTGAGTACTGATTGAAAAATCCGACGGACTGAAATGCTATGATTATCTTGGAAATGTATAATATAAGAGTAAAAATTGCCCAAACGCCCCTCATCACCAAAATACTGATTATGTTTTTTAACTACACCGCCGAGTCGATTTAATAATGCAACTCGACCTTCCAAACCTTCAAGTGGGTTTTCTGCATTCACTTGAAAACCTTTGATAAATTCCTCCTTGCTAAAAGCGAGTAAGCGTGAAGCATCAACACGTAATGGCTGCCCGATTACAGCACTGAAAATACCGCTTAAATAAAGGGTTAAGCTCGCGATGGCTAATCCTTCGGAGCGGCTGTAGGCTTGGCCTGTGGTCATTTCGCGATAATGCCAATGTTTACCCGCCCCCGCATCAAGCAAGACACTGATAATCACCAACTCGTAGAGAATTTTTCCTTGTTCTTCTTCCGATAAGTGATTAAGGAAAACCTGCATTTTTTGAATGCGGTTAATCCCTCCAACTTCAAAATGCCGCCAACGGCTGTGATTAGGAATGATTAAGTTCGGGTATTGGTCGAAAATTACCTTTAGAACATAATCAACTACAGCAGGCATCCTTTCTTCGGCAAAAGAAAAATACTTAAGCTTATTCTGGCGAGCTATAGCTAACATTCGCTTCGCTTGTTTGCGAATGGTCTGTAAATCACGCAACGATTGCAGTAATTTCATTTTGTCACAGTTATTATTCATGGAGCCCACGTCCTTTGGGTATAGCCAATTCATTGATGTCAATGATTCGATCGGGAGAATAATAGCCTGCGGCCCTTTTTGCATCCATTTCCACCTGAGCCTCAGGTGATATAAGTTCATCAGGAATTTTAATTCGCTCTACCACATCTATACCCGCTTTTGTTAAGGCTTCATATTTCATGTTGGACATAGAAACAAAGCGGTGAATTTTAGTAATGCCTAGCCATTGTAAAACATCCGTACTCAATTCCTGAAAACGCATATCTTGGATGCCAGCAACACATTCTGTTCTTTCAAAATACTTTGCTGCAGTGTCCCCGCCTTTCTGTCTTTTTCGCGCGTTGTAGACAAGAAATTTAGTTACTTCCCCTAATGCACGTCCTTCTTTGCGATTATAAACAATTAATCCTGCCCCCCCTCGTTGAGCCGATTCAATACACAATTCAATACCATGCACAAGATAAGGGCGACAAGTGCAAATGTCAGAACCAAAAACATCAGAACCATTACACTCATCATGTATACGGCAAGATAATTCAATTTTTGGATCATGGATCTTAGTCACATCACCAAAAAAGTAGGCTGTTAAACCACCAATGGGGGGTAAAAATAGATTAAGATCGCTCCTCGTCACCAATTCAGGGAACATGCCTGCGGTGTACTGAAAAAGAATGTGCCTTAATTCTGATTCTGAAATTTGAAACCGTTCAGCGATGCCTGGTAAATACCAAACCGGATCAATTGCCGCTTTGGTGACAACTACATCGCCTGATTCTTCTATAATTTTTCCGTCAACCTTTAGTCTGCCTTGACGAAGTGCACTATCGATCTCAGGCAAATTAATGTGCGCTTTGGTGACAGCAATGGTTGGCCTTATGTCATAACCCTCTGCAATTTCATCAGCGAAAACCTCTGCTACCATGTGCCCCCAAGGATCAATGGAAACAATTTTTGTAGGATCAAACCACTGCTCGTGCGGACCGATAATGACTGGCGGCGTCGTGTCTGTTAAATCAGGTTTATGTTCCGGATCCAAAACACCAGCAGCAACAGCTAATGCCCTGTAGAGTGAATAAGAACCGGCATGGGTTCCAATTGCATTACGATGCTTCATATTCGTAAGAGAAGCTATTATTGGCCCCCGCTTTTTTGGATCCCTTGCTCCCCAATGAATAGGCAATGGTACTGTCCTATGACCGGAAGGATGGGAAGTTAAAATAATGTGTCCCTTCGATTTACCCTTCATATTACTTGTCGTTGACATAGCAATTTCCTTCCCAATAATAAATAAACTAACATTAATTTTAGTTCATTAGATTATCATTTATTCAATTTTGGCCTCGCGTGCTAGCAATTTACTAGCAAAAATCATGACAAAAAAGGAGATATGATTTGGTGCATATCGTTGGGATAATATGCACCTTAATAGGGTTAATTAGTTTGAGTTTATAATGCAGCATTAATCTTTGACATGACAATGTTATATTCTCTCCCCCAATAGGAATCCGTGGGGACAGCAAAGAGCGTATAACGTGAAGTTACAAATATGGTTGGTACACCCCGTTTCATTTCTTTGGGAGTTTCAGCAGGCGGTAACATTATTTCCTCTAATTTGAATTGATCTTTAATTTCGTCGATTAGATTAGCTAAATAACGATTGCTGCGCTGCGCTTTATTGTAATCTGGCAACCTTGTTTTAAAAAATGCCCCAACGTCTTCTTTAGTACAACCAAAAAGAAGTGGACTATCCGTTTCTAATAGCTTGAGTAGGACTTCGATTTCAAAAATATAGGCATTTGCTTCAGTATTGTCGATTTTTGCCGCTACATTAAATGCATGACCGGTTTCGTGAATGATTATCCCAATGATATCGATGGTATTTTTTAATAAGAATCCAGGCTTTAACGCAATAGTTTTGTTTAAAATCCAGTTCCTGTGAATGGAACCTAAAAGTTTATAAGTATCTTGATTAATGAAAATTGCCGGGTTGCCATTTACCCCTAAAAAATCGCGGGGAGGTTTTAATATGTCAACCTTAATTTCTGGAATATCAGCTTTTATGCCGTTTCTTAACCCACTTGCACCAATTTGACGACATTCTTCAATAATGTCCCTAATATCTTCCTTTGTAAGCATGGCAATCTCCTTTTGTCTATCAATTAAATTGGTTGCATAAATTTCCTAAATTTGGCTAAGAATCGGTCATCGCATAAATTGATTATTCAGAATAAATAATTGCCAGTCAATAGATTTTTTACATCATTTGATTATTTATTAGCAATTAAAGACAAAGGGGGCTTTCAAGTGTATTGGCTTTACTGATCAAATCCTGTTAAATGGTACTAGTTTCATAAGATTCAGAGGAATACCATGACACTAGAAAAGCATTTTGCTTATAAAATTACTAATGACTCTAAGAACGTAACCTGCCGTACCCACTCGGAATATGAAGAAGAGAGGATGGCCGATTTGTTGAAAGAAATCAAAGCCGCCAACTCCGAGGGGATTTATTGGATTTTCAAGCAACGCGAGGGTGAGCCGCAAGAACCGCTTTGCATCATCGACTGTCAATATAAAAGAATATATTACCATTATTCC
The genomic region above belongs to Legionella micdadei and contains:
- a CDS encoding ZIP family metal transporter, whose protein sequence is MSTGNLKLVFAIITVIVILLAGWYPFKKRVKDDKHLDFPVGETLATGVFLGAALLHMLPEANALFLEMGYQYPLAYIISGAVFLFFLWFEHLGKEIYHHENAAHPTFAILAWSMLSVHSIMLGTALGLNHSNSMVIMLFLAIITHKWAESFAIAVQLNKSTLTTSQSLWFFLSFSLMTPLGILFGWYFGHGVETNSLFDPILIAASAGTFLYLGTLHGLERCVMVERCCNLGDFSFVIIGFGLMAAVAAYV
- a CDS encoding Maf family protein; amino-acid sequence: MSEFINQQHPLILASASSARSNLLSSIGLRFEVIPSHCDEEKLKKNFNSNNWLDLAFHLANAKALEVSYRYPNYFVIAADQLCVIGNQYLDKPLTHANAVNQLRLLSGKTHQLIATTCIAQNGNVVWQNDDIATLTMHGLSDSTIEGYLRLAKPYHSCGAYHYEGAAKWLFKEVQGSDSTILGLPLLPLTQALVDLEIVKMP
- a CDS encoding patatin-like phospholipase family protein, whose protein sequence is MAKTTKTTKQEPHKKALGLINKPAQATKEKQTYERVACVFQGGGALGAYQVGAFRAIHERGYHPNFLAGVSIGAINSAIIAGNSRAKQLDKLEEFWNMITPRIWCDELPNHLSFDPIHHLHNRMGALYSLFFGLDGFFKPRPIPPTIFSHNTPDQLSYYDTSELHSTLERLIDFDRINAKEVTLCLGAVNVVTGDMEFFNNQKIKITTEHVMASGALPPGFPAIKIGEDYYWDGGIYANTPLVTVLDALPEQDTLCFVVDCFSLKGRLPETMDELEERQKDIRYASHSRRLTNVYTSRQNLQTAIQILGEHLTPEAKANPEIQQLLTLGHEKRFSVVHIIYRGTPFTHSFKDYNFIRSAIEYRLETGYKNAIEVLDNPEWEKKSNKKLACSIYGVPPDYFEQH
- a CDS encoding rhodanese-like domain-containing protein, whose translation is MKQHSPQFLALVAAAKKRINEITPQMLKRKIDNHEPLTVIDVREENEWPSGHIPTAIHMSKGIIERDIEKAIPDPHTPIVVYCSGGFRCALVADSLQNMGYDQVYSLETGSTGWVNAGYDLEK
- a CDS encoding NUDIX domain-containing protein; this translates as MNKKIKTITKEAIYKGYLQLYKYDLEIPSFDNKKEHIGSKKREIVETHDSVLVLIYAPMIDSLVMCREFRPGVFFNANEDAPFILECVSGTIDSQKKPEETAKMEVLEETGLKVDSVKLIAAAYKSPGILNEKVYIYYAEIGGAPENGIHGVGDEEILTQIIPRKKVYELMDEMKIVDAATLIALNWFRVRNA
- the upp gene encoding uracil phosphoribosyltransferase is translated as MNEKQVIEIKHPLIQHKLTILRKKETSTVKFRTLVQEISMLLAYELTRDLEIEYQEIETPLATMQAPVLKGKKLVFVSILRAGNGILDGMLQLIPSARVGHIGLYRDPKTLGAIEYYSKLPENMENRDVIVVDPMLATGNSAIAAVKEVKETNPKSIKFLCLLAAPEGITAFHEEHPDVIVYTAAVDESIDQKGYILPGLGDAGDRLYGTKLHN
- a CDS encoding URC4/urg3 family protein codes for the protein MNNNCDKMKLLQSLRDLQTIRKQAKRMLAIARQNKLKYFSFAEERMPAVVDYVLKVIFDQYPNLIIPNHSRWRHFEVGGINRIQKMQVFLNHLSEEEQGKILYELVIISVLLDAGAGKHWHYREMTTGQAYSRSEGLAIASLTLYLSGIFSAVIGQPLRVDASRLLAFSKEEFIKGFQVNAENPLEGLEGRVALLNRLGGVVKKHNQYFGDEGRLGNFYSYIIHFQDNHSISVRRIFQSVLTAFAEIWPDRLNYEGVPLGDVWVHSALKNDEPGSEFVPFHKLSQWLTYSLIEPLEQFGMKVTDLNELTGLPEYRNGGLLIDMGLLEVKDKQIFQQLQAPDSEIIIEWRALTVAVLDELADAIRQQLKMSMSELPLAKILQGGTWEAGRRIARQKRKEGTPPIQIVSDGTIF
- a CDS encoding GTP cyclohydrolase II; its protein translation is MSTTSNMKGKSKGHIILTSHPSGHRTVPLPIHWGARDPKKRGPIIASLTNMKHRNAIGTHAGSYSLYRALAVAAGVLDPEHKPDLTDTTPPVIIGPHEQWFDPTKIVSIDPWGHMVAEVFADEIAEGYDIRPTIAVTKAHINLPEIDSALRQGRLKVDGKIIEESGDVVVTKAAIDPVWYLPGIAERFQISESELRHILFQYTAGMFPELVTRSDLNLFLPPIGGLTAYFFGDVTKIHDPKIELSCRIHDECNGSDVFGSDICTCRPYLVHGIELCIESAQRGGAGLIVYNRKEGRALGEVTKFLVYNARKRQKGGDTAAKYFERTECVAGIQDMRFQELSTDVLQWLGITKIHRFVSMSNMKYEALTKAGIDVVERIKIPDELISPEAQVEMDAKRAAGYYSPDRIIDINELAIPKGRGLHE